From one Tsukamurella tyrosinosolvens genomic stretch:
- a CDS encoding phage holin gives MEDIRSRIFPRKIPESVRRALYATAGPLVTLLAAGGLIPGNQAAAWTSLVIAAVTLLIAVVNCESRWRNAVYLTTAALQAVLQGYGIGTDATWAAISGIVVSLLGIGLAAAFTPSGLAEENRAAPPRAVPVG, from the coding sequence ATGGAGGACATCAGGAGCAGGATCTTCCCGCGGAAGATCCCCGAATCGGTCCGGCGGGCGCTGTACGCCACGGCCGGCCCGCTCGTCACGCTGCTGGCCGCGGGCGGCCTCATCCCCGGGAACCAGGCCGCCGCCTGGACATCCCTGGTGATTGCCGCGGTCACGCTGCTCATCGCGGTGGTCAACTGCGAGTCCCGCTGGCGCAACGCCGTCTACCTGACCACCGCGGCCCTCCAGGCGGTGCTGCAGGGCTACGGCATCGGCACCGACGCGACGTGGGCGGCGATCAGCGGCATCGTCGTGTCCCTGTTGGGGATCGGGCTGGCCGCGGCCTTCACGCCGTCGGGCCTGGCCGAGGAGAACCGCGCCGCACCGCCGCGCGCGGTGCCGGTGGGATAG